In a single window of the Bactrocera dorsalis isolate Fly_Bdor chromosome 2, ASM2337382v1, whole genome shotgun sequence genome:
- the LOC105227558 gene encoding dynein assembly factor with WDR repeat domains 1, with protein MSLTKIYLRYYPPGLALNCRNADGKETLHHIDLLNLKANTRVESVIKTITNDLQNSQAGSESIYSPAAPAFAAGVGDKQPKQILSSPPADEKNTTTETHFLQQIIENYTDPLRQAIAKLQRKLLEPTQKKFYSQRRVAHLLPLTNICFDRSGTRCLTGSYDRICRIINTHDAVEEQLLKGHDNVVFSVAFNQPKCDKVVTGSFDGTARVWQASNGQSLCTLYGHTAELVMAEFDPIQSSVIATASMDGSARLFDIETAFELQQLRQHGAEVIVSRFSRCGNMLVTASFDSTAAIWDIRSGCLSAQLRGHTAELSNCVWNFSCDRIATASLDSTAQLWDVRRLNVPLHKITGHREEVLDVCFDSTGSRLATCSSDCTARVWDVRGDLVQLSVMEGHKDEVSKVCFSPPGSLLMTASADNTARLWFTESGQCSQVLSGHDSEVFSCAFSYAGDIIVTASKDNTCRLWR; from the exons ATGAGCTTAACTAAAATCTACCTACGTTATTACCCACCAG GTTTGGCGCTCAACTGTCGCAACGCCGATGGCAAGGAAACGCTGCATCACATAGATTTGCTCAACTTAAAAGCGAA CACACGCGTGGAGAGTGTGATCAAAACCATTACAAACGATTTACAAAACTCTCAGGCAGGAAGTGAAAGTATTTACAGCCCTGCAGCACCAGCTTTCGCGGCTGGCGTCGGTGATAAACAACCAAAACAGATATTGAGCTCACCACCAGCTGACGAGAAAAACACAACAACTGAAACGCACTTTCTACAACAAATTATCGAGAACTACACGGATCCGCTGCGGCAGGCCATTGCGAAATTGCAACGCAAACTGTTGGAGCCCACACAGAAGAAATTCTATTCGCAACGACGTGTGGCGCACCTGTTGCCACTGACCAACATCTGTTTCGATAGAAGCGGTACGCGCTGCTTGACCGGCAGTTACGACCGCATTTGTCGCATTATCAATACGCACGACGCCGTGGAGGAGCAACTACTGAAGGGACACGATAATGTTGTCTTCTCCGTTGCCTTTAATCAGCCAAAATG CGACAAGGTGGTCACCGGTTCGTTCGATGGCACGGCGCGTGTGTGGCAAGCTTCGAATGGCCAATCGCTGTGCACGCTGTACGGTCACACAGCCGAACTGGTGATGGCCGAATTCGATCCCATACAATCGAGTGTCATTGCCACCGCTTCCATGGATGGTAGCGCGCGCTTATTTGACATCGAGACGGCCTTTGAGCTACAGCAGTTGCGTCAACACGGCGCCGAGGTGATTGTGAGTCGCTTCAGTCGCTGTGGCAATATGTTGGTCACCGCATCCTTTGACAGCACCGCTGCCATTTGGGACATACGTAGCGGCTG CCTCAGCGCACAATTGCGCGGTCACACTGCTGAACTAAGTAACTGTGTGTGGAATTTCTCCTGTGATCGCATTGCCACGGCTTCGCTAGACAGCACCGCCCAACTATGGGATGTACGTCGCCTGAATGTGCCGTTACACAAGATAACGGGGCATCGCGAGGAGGTGCTGGACGTTTGTTTCGACTCGACCGGTTCTCGGTTGGCCACATGTAGCAGCGACTGTACGGCACGCGTGTGGGACGTACGTGGCGATTTAGTGCAGCTCTCCGTTATGGAGGGTCATAAAGATGAGGTGTCAAAG GTTTGCTTTAGTCCACCAGGTTCACTACTCATGACGGCTTCTGCCGATAACACGGCGCGCCTATGGTTTACAGAGTCCGGTCAGTGTTCACAGGTTTTAAGCGGCCACGATTCGGAAGTATTCTCGTGCGCATTTAGCTATGCAGGCGACATTATAGTCACGGCTTCGAAAGACAACACTTGTCGCTTGTGGAGATGA